ACCAGCAAGGACGCCTGCAAGGCCCATCTGAACAACGGCGCGTTGCGGGTGCTGATCTCGGCCCCGAGCCCCGATGCGGACAAGACAGTTGTTTACGGCGTGAACCATGACACGCTGACGCGCGATGATCTGATTGTCTCGAACGCATCCTGCACCACCAATTGTCTGGCCCCTGTTGCGAAGGTTTTGCACGGCGCCATCGGCATCAAGCGCGGTTTCATGACCACTATCCACAGCTACACAGGCGATCAGCCTACGCTGGATACGATGCACAAGGATCTCTACCGCGCGCGGGCAGCGGCGCTCAGCATGATCCCGACCTCGACCGGGGCGGCGAAGGCAGTGGGGCTGGTATTGCCCGCCCTGAACGGCAAGCTGGACGGAGTGGCGATCCGCGTGCCCACGCCCAATGTCTCGGTTGTGGACCTGACATTCGAGGCCGCGCGCGGCACCAGTGCCGCAGAGATCAACGATGCGATCCGCGCGGCGGCAGATGGCGCGATGAAGGGCATTCTGGGTTATACGGATGCGAAACTTGTCTCGTCGGATTTCAACCACGACCCGCATTCCTCGGTGTTTCATACCGACCAGACCAAGGTCATGGAGGGCAGCATGTGTCGTATACTCTCATGGTATGACAATGAATGGGGCTTCTCGAACCGCATGATCGACACGGCAATCGCCATGGGAAGGGCAGCAGCATGAGCACGATCATCGACATTATTGGCCGCGAGATACTGGACAGCCGGGGCAACCCGACGGTCGAGGTGGATGTGGTTCTGGAAGACGGCACGATGGGCCGCGCGGCGGTTCCCTCTGGCGCGTCCACCGGCGCACATGAGGCCGTCGAGAAGCGCGATGGCGACAAGGCCCGCTATATGGGCAAGGGCGTGCTGGACGCGGTAGCATCCGTGAATGGTGAATTGGCAGAGGCGCTGGTGGGCTTTGACGCGACTGAACAGGTCGCAATTGACGCGGCGATGCTGGAACTGGACGGCACCGCGAACAAGGGCCGTCTGGGCGCGAATGCGCTTCTGGGTGTGTCGATGGCCGTGGCGAAGGCCGCTGCCGAGTATTCCGGCCAGCCGCTTTATCGCTATGTCGGCGGCACCTCGGCGCGAGTGCTGCCGGTTCCGATGATGAATATCATCAACGGGGGCGAACATGCCGACAACCCGATCGATATTCAGGAATTCATGATCATGCCTGTCGCAGCGACCTCGATCCGCGAGGCGGTACGCATGGGCGCGGAAGTGTTCCATACGCTGAAAAAGGAATTGTCGGCTGCAGGCCTGTCCACCGGGATCGGCGATGAGGGCGGCTTTGCGCCCAACCTGTCAAGCACCCGCGACGCGCTTGATTTCATCCTGCGCAGCATCGAAAAGGCAGGCTACCGACCGGGCGAGGACATTTATCTGGCACTCGATTGCGCCGCGACCGAATATTTCCGCGACGGCAAATACCACATGACAGGCGAAGGCGCCGTGATGACCCGCGACGAGAATGCCGCCTATCTGATGGGGCTGGTCAAGGATTACCCGATCATCTCGATCGAGGATGGCATGGCCGAAGATGACTGGGATGGCTGGGCCAAGCTGACCGAACTGATGGGCGAAAAATGCCAGCTTGTGGGCGATGATCTGTTTGTCACCAATCCCGCACGTCTGGCCGAGGGTATCGAGAAGGGATGCGCGAACAGCTTGCTGGTCAAGGTCAACCAGATCGGCACACTGACCGAGACGCTGGCGGCGGTGGATATGGCGCATCGCGCGCGTATGACTTGCGTGATGTCACACCGTTCGGGTGAAACCGAGGATGCGACCATCGCAGACCTGGCGGTCGCCACGAATTGCGGGCAGATCAAGACGGGTTCGCTCGCGCGCTCGGACCGGCTGGCGAAATATAACCAACTGATCCGTATCGAGGAAATGCTGGGCGAAACGGCTGTTTTTGCAGGAAAGTCGATCCTGCGATGAGCATCGCGGCATTCGGTTTCGCCACGGCTGGAACACTGCGCTTCGGGCGTGGCTCTGTCGCAGAAGCAGTGCCCTTTGCCCGCGCGCAAGCCCGCCGCGTTTTGCTGCTGCGCTCTCGTTCGGTCGCGGCCGCAGATGACCTTCTGAAATCGCTGCGCGAGAGCGGCGATGTGCTGGACCTGCAGGCCAGTGGCGAACCCGATCTGCCGGGCATTGAGGCCAATGTCGCAATTGCACAGGATTTCCGGCCCGATCTAATCATTGCCATCGGGGGTGGGGCGATCATCGACCATGGCAAGGCGCTGGCCGCGCTGATCCCCGCGCCGCACAGCGCCATGCGCTATCTGGAAGTTGTCGGCGAGGGGCAACCGCTGGACAATGCCCCCTTGCCGCTGGTCGCGATCCCGACCACCGCCGGGACAGGTGCCGAAGTGACGCGCAATGCCGTGATTCAAGTGCCAGAAGCCCGCCGCAAGGTCAGCCTGCGCGATCCGCGTCTTTATCCGGCGCTGGCACTGGTCGATCCTGATCTGTGCCTCTCCTGCCCGAAATCCGTGACACTTGCGTCGGGG
The nucleotide sequence above comes from Roseinatronobacter monicus. Encoded proteins:
- the gap gene encoding type I glyceraldehyde-3-phosphate dehydrogenase, with the translated sequence MTLKVAINGFGRIGRNILRAAIESGRTDIEIVAINDLGPVDANAHLLQHDSVHGRFPAEVRVSGNTIDVGRGPIEVTAIREPAKLPWAGVDVVMECTGIFTSKDACKAHLNNGALRVLISAPSPDADKTVVYGVNHDTLTRDDLIVSNASCTTNCLAPVAKVLHGAIGIKRGFMTTIHSYTGDQPTLDTMHKDLYRARAAALSMIPTSTGAAKAVGLVLPALNGKLDGVAIRVPTPNVSVVDLTFEAARGTSAAEINDAIRAAADGAMKGILGYTDAKLVSSDFNHDPHSSVFHTDQTKVMEGSMCRILSWYDNEWGFSNRMIDTAIAMGRAAA
- the eno gene encoding phosphopyruvate hydratase; protein product: MSTIIDIIGREILDSRGNPTVEVDVVLEDGTMGRAAVPSGASTGAHEAVEKRDGDKARYMGKGVLDAVASVNGELAEALVGFDATEQVAIDAAMLELDGTANKGRLGANALLGVSMAVAKAAAEYSGQPLYRYVGGTSARVLPVPMMNIINGGEHADNPIDIQEFMIMPVAATSIREAVRMGAEVFHTLKKELSAAGLSTGIGDEGGFAPNLSSTRDALDFILRSIEKAGYRPGEDIYLALDCAATEYFRDGKYHMTGEGAVMTRDENAAYLMGLVKDYPIISIEDGMAEDDWDGWAKLTELMGEKCQLVGDDLFVTNPARLAEGIEKGCANSLLVKVNQIGTLTETLAAVDMAHRARMTCVMSHRSGETEDATIADLAVATNCGQIKTGSLARSDRLAKYNQLIRIEEMLGETAVFAGKSILR
- a CDS encoding iron-containing alcohol dehydrogenase, whose amino-acid sequence is MSIAAFGFATAGTLRFGRGSVAEAVPFARAQARRVLLLRSRSVAAADDLLKSLRESGDVLDLQASGEPDLPGIEANVAIAQDFRPDLIIAIGGGAIIDHGKALAALIPAPHSAMRYLEVVGEGQPLDNAPLPLVAIPTTAGTGAEVTRNAVIQVPEARRKVSLRDPRLYPALALVDPDLCLSCPKSVTLASGLDAITQVIEPFICSRANPVTDVLCRDAIPRGLSALRRLMDKDEGHAWDDMALTSMFGGIALANAGLGAVHGFAGVIGGQTGAAHGAICGTMLVPVLRANSQVAPEGSITQQRISWVIEQIAREFGHLPDFQNWVRGHGLPTIGGLGVTAEMHANIARDVVQSSSYRANPVELRDGMLLQILAES